gaccattgatctgagttaataaaGCAACACAgcctgtcaatcagtctgcattctttgaagatgattgactgaccatcatccagcgcaggtctgagcagcgctgtgtcatgcacactctcatatgtcacCATTGTGCCATCAGTGATCATACGAAAATTACACATCTCCtctgctgattctggcctgacatcaatgGGACACAAGactttgacggtcaaaacatggagagaaaggagATCAGTGGAGCAGTGAGCCCGAAgtgatatcgatccgatatgtGCAGAGATTGATATATTGATATGACCGATCCATGGTCATATCAATATATTCATCTCTGCACACAGCGTCCCTCTTTTTttcgcacgcacacacacaactggagctTTTTTTCCATAtacgctgtgttttctgtcaactgCATGTGTGTCTGCACCTGCTTCTCAGTAGTACTATTTTTCCGTACTAAagcaatcaccgcaaacagttccagatttcatgaatcgcattgcgtaccctgcattaatttatttgcattttctcctcccatatttttgctccccctgggagatccaCCCACTATGCATATCCATTAGAGGCAAATGCGCTAAATCCACCccacagtgtgtgtgcgtgtgaccaGACTGGAAAAACCTCATCAGCCACTTATAAGATGACTGCATGCAAGGGAGAGGAAAAACTCCACCCAGAAGTGATGACTGATGACCTGTGGCCTCGTTCTGTTTCATTAGCTATTAAGGACGAGTGACTGACAAACAGACGCTGTCATTTTGGAGCCTCTCGTAGCTTCACTAACGGTGCAGAAGAGGCTCCACCCTTCCCTTTACAAAGGTACAGTCAAAGTCAGTGTTcgatgcacacaaacactgaggagaaTTTCAAAGCACACTTACTCTCTCTGCAGGGGTCCAGGGATGCTGGTCCAGCTGAAGCCTGCTTTCTCTCTTTTCATCTGTGGCTCTCTAAACACAGACACAACCACACAGACATGGGAACACCGCATTAATAGAAACatagacaaacacacagatgtGCTCCAATGTCTCACCTCTGCTCGTCTCCCAGGATGCTCATGGCTTCACTCAGATTCTTCTCAATCTGAGCCAAAGTGGAGTCCACCATCATCTCACTGGGAGACACAGGGTTAGAGAAGCCATCGTTACACAATGATACACTGACTGAATGTGAAGCATGGAAGCACATGGCTGTTCCTCACATTACTGCCCAGTCATCCTGCTTCTGTTGGAAGGATGTTCAGCAACTACTGGGACAGACCTGTCTGttatacagacacacacagtgaacGCAACCATAGGTTTCAAAGAGGACGTGCTGCCTGGATAAAGCCTGCGATTATCCACGATCAAGAAAAACAtaaggaaaatacagaaattaatTCCTGGAACGGAAATAGCCATAACAATATTAATACGTCACTATTTTGCATTTCATCACGatttttctaataaaatgtgtgtgtaaataaaatggGGCTAGTAATGTcttccaaacctttaaagtgtgtatgatcattgtaccatgatcaggatcattgatccagataaatgattatatctggaaaagagattTGGATCTTGGAGGAGGTTTGACTAAGTGATCTTGATTGGCGTTTGtttatttgaaatatatttaaatatcttattatttttattctatctatcatccatccattttctgacccacttgttcctttcATGAGGGTCGTGGggattattcttatttttagactaaatcaagcagaaaatacatcaaaaatcATCACATGCACTGTCTGAGAAAATataacacatttacacaccatTTGTCTTTATATACGTTTTGTCAGAGAGACAGAAGTGTCAACTCTCGCACAAAATGATAATGAGGCAATATAACGGACTTCACCTTATAAAACGGAAACATCAACATTAACTAAACCCTCACCCACATGTTTtgagacaatatcacacattaatactatattttttttactgtaaaacaggtgggctaatgttagctttagcaagtgtCGCAAATGGCTGGACGTCAAATGTCACACAAAATCTCCTGTGATCATCACAGTGCGCATTTGTTTTAGGGCATTTCTGCTATGAACAAATGTGAAATCAATGACAATCGTCGACATTGTTACGCATGTTTGGTACGATATAACAACAGCCTGTAATGACTGTAATTTGGGAATGATGTTGAAACATAAACCAAACTCTTTCAGCTCGTGTTTGCTGTGCAGAAATGCAGGACTGCGGTCCTCCAGGTCCAGAGTTGGACTCCACTGACATAAGAAATGGCTACACACTCATGTGTGCACAGGTTGTGTTTAGACTGTGTGCATAGATGAATAACATGAAGCCCACAGGTTGGGTATGATGATAATGGCTGTGTTTGTCCTTGGTGGGGCTTTGGTCCGTTTACCAGCCTTTGGTGACATATGAAGAGCTGATGATTACCAGGACACCTTTGAAAGGCTGTAAAAGTCTTAACTCTTCACTTAGAGTCAGCTGATAACATGGAAAGTATGACTCGCTGCTAAagcattgggggggggggggtcacttCAAAACACTAAATCTAGCTTTAAGGAAATGATAGTCATAGGCctgcttttattcatttcttTGTGATGACTTAAATAATTAACTTTTCTCTGTCTGTAGCTCTGTAAGCATTTGGAAATTCTAACAAATTAGAAGTTTGAAGAATTACTAAGTTCTTAGGAGCTGATCCTAAAGACACAATGTGTACATTTACACCCAACTGCTCTGACGTAAGGGACCAGTGGCAGTTAAAGGTAGTGGTTATTGGTTTGGCAGGTAAACATGTTGcactttgtggaaaaaaatggaaacattttaaggATTTGAACCAAGAGAATCAGTAAAAAAGCTCCAAGGATGAAGCAGTGATCAGGTCAGAGGCTGTGTGAGGACACAGGAATGAAAGACTGACACTAGATACTGAACACGGGCTCTGATGGATCAGGTGTTATTATCACGTGGATGGTCGctggcatgtgtgtgtttgtgtgtgtgtgtgtctagggTTGAAAAGAGGCAGAACATTTCCTGTAAATTTCCACACGGAATTTAAATGCAGGAGTTTGGGgaatattgaaaaatataaacatttcatGGAACTTATTTATTGGAAGTTATCCTTAATAACTGTAtccatttaaaataatacagttgaaaaacacaacactaaaacgttagcatgagtaattTAAAGAATATTCCCAATTGCCGGTTAATTCCAAATTATTCACATAAAAAGTTTACATTATTTACTCTGGCAACCCTACATGTGTGTAGGTGTCAACTGGGTGGGACGATGTTCTGCTGGGAAACCCAAGCATTGTTTAAGATTCATGACTTGTGAAGCTTTAATCACAAACTCTTCCTCTTTCAGCACCACAAACACTCCCTCACACAAAGCCGGAATGATTCAGGAAACACAGCAATGGTTTGCATTACACGTTCCCAAATCTCAGCCCAATCCAGTATCATGGCTGCTCTGATCCATGGAGTAAACACCTCACAACTCTCAGCTGTTCTGGTCTCATTTTGAAACAGGTGCTAGAtcaaatgtcaaaatgtcatcATAATCCTAAATATGTGTCAATATGGAGACCTTTTTAATGATCAGCCAACATTTAAATACACAGATGTATGATCATTGCTCCTGTCCCTGTATagaaatggatggatgcatgatGGATGGGTGGTTGGACTGTCAGCTTCAACACTACTGTGGTCCTATTTCCGGTCTCTAATGGTTCGAATCCGGTACGCAGCCTGTGACGGCTCCTGTTCCGGTGTGTAAACGACAAGACAACCCCCGCTCTGACGCTGCCGTCCCCGGGCTTACCTTGCTAACTCTCGGCCTGGTGCACCGCGCAGACCGCCGGTTCCGGTTCGGAGCTTTCGGCGATACTAGCTGACGGTCCGAACAGGTGACTTCCTGACCCACCGCTCGTGCCTTCCACGCTGGCAGCGCCACGTCACTGCATTAGCAGCCAATCAGCTGGCGAGCGGTGACGTCAGCGGATATTTTGGTAAAATGTTCCCTTCCTCTTCATTGAATGTATCAATAATATTGTTTACACCAGAGAtgaacaacttttatcacagcggagcCACAATGGTGTAATTGTATCTAAACTGAGGgacacattacattacattcacGTCAGAAAATTAGAACAAGCTGAGCTTTAATTCAGGAAGAACAAAAGaagggtttgtgtgtatttgtatttgtgtttatttattttagtcattttgtgtagttttgttgtggtttattttactgttgtgttattttggagtcgtctcgtgtgtttttggagtcattttgtgtattttcaaggtcattttgtaaagttttctgttatttttgtcatcttgtgcaATTCTTGTGTGTTTCACTtgtaatttttatatatttttcagtaattctttaaatgttttgtaaggcacttcatttttattgtcgTCTTTTTGTAGacgtttaatatattttatgtaatttttgttgtcttttgtgtacaGTTCTGTATATTGTATAACTTTTAGTCAATTTGGTTTGTTTCCTTTGTGTGCTGCACATAATTAGACTAAGGGCTGCATCTGGCCAGGGTTAAACTGAACATCAACATTTTTACATATTAAACAAAGTTATAATTCAAGtaatagagtaaaaaaaatgcatacattaaaaacaaaaatggctcTCATTGCTACACAACATGTCTCATCAGGGGCTGCATTCATTAAATAGGAAGAATTTACAATATCTGTGGTAGCTAGCTTGTTTCATTGGCATGCATATAACTGAGACACATTTATGTTCAGATTACATGAAACAACCTCTCTTATTTATAATGGAGCCATGAGTTACCatgacaatagaaataaaatatCCAGTTTCTGTGTAAATGTAACACTGCAGCAGCCGTGAAGGAGAAAACCTTGCTACCTGAAACAATGTGTATGTTTGACTGTACGATTCCATTGACTTAACatttaactgtatatataatccTAGCATACagttatgaaaataaataggaataaaatctgatttttattGAGGTGCAATTCAACAGGGAGGAAACAAACTTGGAAGCAGCtaaaaatgaaagataaaaacatCGTCCAAAAGGGTATGTTTTACTTTGATTGTACCTCACTTTGATTActtaaaggcaaggcaaggcaaggcaaatttatttatatagcgcatttcatactcaaggcaactcaatgtgctttacatgataaaacattcaattgtttaaaatcaataagaacatttaaatcaataagaacatttaaaatcatcagtaaaatcaattaaaatcatcagtaaaatcatcattacatcaacaacatgacaaaaaatctctctctcaatcatatgcagtagagaaaaatagtgcctttaactttgatttaaaaatgttcacattggatgctgacttcagctccgctggcagtttgttccacttctttgcagcataacaactaaaagcagcatcaccatgtttactgtgaactctgggctccactatctgatctgtgtcaaCTTATATACAAAGTACAATGAAGTGAAATGCATCCCCAATGTTTACAGAAAACTACCATTTGCAAAGAAACTAAGCGCAATGCACATAATTAATTTGTTGTGATGTGAGCGGACGTCTGCGGTGAGAGGTTGGTGATGTAAGGATGGAGAATGTGATCCAGTTACTGTATATGATAACGTTTAATGAAAAGCGGTTGCATTTGAACAGATATTCTTCTGGAAATGACAGGACATCTAATCTGAAAATTATTTCGTGACGTAAGGCATTTTGAATCAGTTGGGCTTTGATATCAATCATATTGGGAATGAATGTGAATCCATGTCTAACAGCTTTCTTTCTGTGGGAGGAGTCAGGCAGACACTCAAGGTTTCTCATAGTaaacctgccagcgagcagGTTATGTTCACATAGTATGTCACCATGTGACTGACTAAGAATTTCAGTTAGCTCTCCTAAATGAATGGTCTAGGTTTCTACAATAATACAGAGCTTCCTTTGGAAGCTACCATGGTAGGAAACACTTGCTTAACATTAAAGAACCATAAAACTGATTGGTTTCTTGAAACTACATTTCATCACAAATTGTATCCCCTGTTTAAGTGTCTTTGATGAACACTGATAGTAGAGTCTGTTCAATTGTTCCTTAGTTTTCAGCTGACAGGTTTGAGAcagcaaaacacagaaaaatgttCAAACAGTTTATTCTGGTAGCAGCGCCATCACTTAAAGTGcacaaacacattcaaagtAGGCAGAGGTTCTGCTTCACAACATGCTCAGAATCATGCATTCATGCTTTCACTACTGTTACTCCATGCTCACACGCAGCAAGCATTCTGCATTTTCAAGTAGTGACGTCTCCGTACAAAAGCATTACAATATAgatcatgtacagtatgtctgcTTGATATGAAAATAATAGACATTCATAGCGACACTTCTTTATGCGAGGCCCAGTCATAGAATCTCACTAATAAAATGAACTTCATTCAAggttaaatgtggtttgtttcttcttttagCTTTAAGACAAGTGTCAAAGATCACCGAGCAAACCACAGGAGGAATGCGTCTCTGCAGAAACATAATAATCCCAAGATAAACAGCGCTGTTTATCCACAGGATGATCAAACAAACAGGCTTACTAACACTTCACATACCGTAAAAACGTGTGCCTAAACGCCACACACGGGTCCCTGAACACAGCATTCACACTCTCACTATCAAAGGCTTTTTGGCTGAAGCTCCAGTGCAGGAAACAGAAGAGGATATAAATATATTCTGAAAATATATTCAAGGCAGAACTATAAACACCCTCTGATCAGGTCACATTCTGCATGTTAGCGCTGGGTGTTAGCATGTGTGACGTTAGCCTGCTTTGAGGACTCCTTCAAGCTTCTTAAAATACAAGATAAGGACCAGCAGAATAAAGACAAGCTCATTACTGTAGGAAGTGatttataataaaacatgttatttCCTGTGGGTGTTTTCAGTGAGTTGAAGCAGCTTCAAATTCTGCTTTTCTTTACATCAGTCATTGTGTGATCTCATGTCAACTGAAGCAGGATTCACACATAAAAATAATCAGGATAATTTAGTCCTGATTCTcctttgaaaattaaaaatggcAGATTATCTTCTGTACATGATTATCATCTAAAAGGATCATGTGGTCTGAGTGTATTTGTCCTGATAATCTGCTCtgaaaaggggcggggccaacaattgtaaatattaaacttaatatCTACGACCAAAACCCCTCGCGTGTGTGAAGAAAGCCGACGACTCCTGACTCCTGATTCATGATTTGTGGCGTGGAACGGAATGTaaccaatcaggaagcagctaaCTAAGAAACACGTAATGCTGGGTAAGGTAACTCGGAATTCAGCAATTCCAAGTTTAAAATTCTGATCACTGAGTTCAACCgagttcagcagcagcacatggagatatctcaaacatggctgaccgcTAGAATACCTGATTTTTCCCCCTGACTTTCCCAAGTAGGAGCTCCAACTTCAGGTGGTGttcaaagtcactttttcaagtaggaagTTGGAAAATCCAGAGTTCTGAGTCGTTTGGAATTAGCTAACAGTCGATCACATTGTTAGACCTTGTTTGACCACATGAGATTTCTTGTCTTGGATGAAAATCTGAGGTGggactgagagagagagagagtgtgagtgagtgtgagtgagtttgtgtgtgcgtgtaacgGATAATACCTGTAGATAATAACTGTAGAGAATCCATTAGAGTGAGGCTACTTTAACTGGGACAGTGTGTTGAATGTTGAACGTGAAGAGGGACAGACGATCATCAGAAAATCAGATGGTTAACTTGTCACATGTTCTTTGAAAGGCTTCAAAACTGACTCTGGAAGAATGGTTAGGAGGAGGATGGAGGTCAGTGAGAAGCACATGGACTAAAGGTGTGCTCTACATGTTGACCTGACACAGAATCTGGACCTGACGGTGCACACAGTACCTGAGAACAGTTCAGATCCTCCGCAGGTCTCTAAGTCTTGTACTTCACCCCAAGGATCTTCTTCATGTGCTCGTACACCACGTAGGAGATGCTGACCGCAGGGATTACTTTGAGGAAGTTGGGCGTGATTCCTCGGTACAGGCCCGGCACGCCTTCCTGAGATATGATTTGCTTAAACTGGCCCAGCATGCTCAGCCTGGGCGTGGCCTCTGTGACGGCTGCAAGGAGAGAACCAATCGTAACAGCTCTGCGATCATCATTTGACATCAGCATCACCGCAGCTCACCTTGGGCCTGCATACGTGTGCGGATCAGAGCCAGAGGATAGGATGCCAGCTGACCACAGGTACTGGACACGGTCCCACAGCCCAGGAGGACCAGAACCCCAGGATCTGCAGAGCTCACACAATACGTCTGCAGCCAGGCATTCTTCAGAGTCTGAGGGGGCAGAGCAGATTTGgcacagaccaaaaacaacactgttgctgaaGCATTAGCAGCAAGGAAGGAATGGAAGAATTGATGACTGTTAATGcctaaattagtgagattatacaatattaattcatgggagaataaacagacacaatcATTAGCTTTACTTTATTAAGGAAGAGACATTAATGAATAAcggaagttagcgtgataagtGGAATCATGCTTTGTAGTACAagcccaaaatgacaacaaaaataactaaaattaatcattattctaatgctgacataaacGTTGatcatcacatttttgtggcctcaCTGTGATGAAAGTTAATCATCCCTGCAAAAAATAGACTTCACACAAAGtgtgttttatctttttgtgCGTTTCCACTGAGTAAAGTACCTCCTCCGTGGTactggtgctgctttttttagTACCTCCTCTGTTAAGGTTCTAAAAAAAGCAGCCCTGGACTGAAAAATGTGATGTTggcacaaagcagacactgattgggtctgagaatcatcacagtgtagagtcatcaactcacacACAAAGAGGAAGCATTTGGTCACCAATGATTTTTGTTGGTGATCTTGTGAGGATAgcagcaaaaaagtgcaatccgTGAAGTCTGGCAGTTTCGCATGTCAGAttggtgctcaatggaaacgCTCCGAAAAAACAATATCCGGTCCAGAAAGCGAGGATTGCGGAGCCCTGTAGAGCCGATACCACCAATGGAAATGCGCCAAAAGTGTGTTTCGGTCCACATTCGGCCCCTGGGGGCCACAGTTGATGATGAGAAAGATTGAAACACTTAACACATTGTGAGGAATGAGGACATTTAAGAACGCTGCAGGATGTTTGGGAAAATGAGGACATCTCATAACGTCCTCATTTTTCCAACTGACCTCCTTTAGTAGGTGTGTAATGATGAAAATCATACAGATACAGTACATACTGGATCTGTAAAGTCAAGCTTTCGTCAACTTTTACATCTTCCTACATCCTCCTCCTGCTAAAGGAGATCCAAAGTTGCTCCCAGGCCTCCTGAGAGATCCATGTAACCCTTTGAATAAAATTCCCATTGATTGGTATTTGTTAGATAACATTTCAGCAAAGtgtaatgacataaaaacagaaatgaaacGGAAATGTGTAAACTAACGTAAAGATAACATGAAAATGGGGAAATTCTAAAACAGAATTGAAGAGGACTAAAACAATAAGTCAGAGGCTCTATATTCCACTTTCAGTAAAGCAGAAAAACCCTCAGatataaaggttttttttgtgaaatatttaCTAAACATAGGAAAAGTTCAAGGATGTTTTACAGCTCGACAATTTGTATTGTAAGCCCTTCATGGAAATAAGACTCTCCAGCATCATGCACGGGCCGCACAGCACCCCTAGAGGCCAGGTTGTGTCATTCTTCAAggtgtggacaggtgtgttCTCCATAGAGGAGGGACGAACTTCCTCATTATTCAGAGCCGTGGCTCAGTAAAGTTAGCCTGCCTGACTGAAGAGCTGCAAAGGGatttcattagcattagccacaCTAGCATCGTGTCTGCGACCGGACCCTGCTTGCGATGTCAAACACTTTCCATTGACCAATAGACTTTCCATGTTTTCTTATCGTAGCTCATGGCCGTGCTGTCCTCCAATCAGACTGAACCGCTGAATCTTAGGGACATGCCCACAACAGCGTGGGGAGCTAAACGCTCATCTGAAAAATCAGGATCCTTGACCAAAACGCAGCAAAAAGGGAAACAAACCTCGTACACAGCCAGGTCGATGCCGGCATAGGGGATGATGCCCAGAGTGTTGGGTAAGTATCCTCTGTAGAAAGCTCGCACTCCTTCTGTCCTGAGGATCCTCCTGGCACAGTCAGCCACGCCAGAATACTGACCTGTCCTCCTGATCGTTAGACGAGTCTTCAGCACCTGCACACAGAGAACAAACCACCATGTTGGACAAACAAGGGTCAAACCACAACGTCTGTCTGTGAGTATGAGTCTGTAGGTCAAACTCTGTAGGTCAGTGTCTGTAGATCAGCATCTTGTCTGTATGTCAGCATCTGTAAGTTAGTGACCGTAGGTCAGCGTCTGCTGCAGTAACATGTCTTTCACTCGCTCCATCAACACCATCACAGACCAGTGAAGGATCAGATCAATGTGTAAAAGTAGAAACAGATGGCACTGGTCCACTTCTCACTCACCTCCATGGGGTAGATGAGGGTTTGGGCTATAGCTCCTGCCAGAGAACCAGCGATAAACCTCTCCTGGACCCTCAAACTGCCTCCTTCTTTACTACCTCGGATTAGCCACTTGATCTGAGAtgaaaaacagacagacagacagacatgagCAGTAATGAACCTCTAACACAGCGAGGTGTTCCTTAGAGGCTTCCACAGGTTCAGAACAGGACTTCAAAGACTTCTCGACATAGATCATGTACTGACCTGTTCGTAGGCCATGAACTTGATGGCAGATTCTGGAGCGATCTTGAGGACGTTGATTCCATTCCCCCTCCACAGTGATCGGACCCCCCCCTCCTGAACCAT
The Gouania willdenowi chromosome 8, fGouWil2.1, whole genome shotgun sequence genome window above contains:
- the LOC114468587 gene encoding calcium-binding mitochondrial carrier protein SCaMC-3-like isoform X3, whose translation is MFHSLDRNNDGRIDVGEIQHSLRQLGVEVSTEQASRILQSMDKDGTLTIDWNEWRDHFLFNPLHNMEEIVHHWKHSHMFDIGEQLTVPDEFSEKERRSGLVWRQLMAGAMAGAVSRTGTAPLDRLKVFLQVHGSKSGRTNLWSGLRGMVQEGGVRSLWRGNGINVLKIAPESAIKFMAYEQIKWLIRGSKEGGSLRVQERFIAGSLAGAIAQTLIYPMEVLKTRLTIRRTGQYSGVADCARRILRTEGVRAFYRGYLPNTLGIIPYAGIDLAVYETLKNAWLQTYCVSSADPGVLVLLGCGTVSSTCGQLASYPLALIRTRMQAQAVTEATPRLSMLGQFKQIISQEGVPGLYRGITPNFLKVIPAVSISYVVYEHMKKILGVKYKT
- the LOC114468587 gene encoding calcium-binding mitochondrial carrier protein SCaMC-3-like isoform X1 translates to MGQDEERTCGPTGGGNDTGDRERRYEELFEQLDLNKDGRVDVSELRIGLKARGLVRGEAEEIVLESDTNQDGLLDFQEFSQYLRDHERRLRLMFHSLDRNNDGRIDVGEIQHSLRQLGVEVSTEQASRILQSMDKDGTLTIDWNEWRDHFLFNPLHNMEEIVHHWKHSHMFDIGEQLTVPDEFSEKERRSGLVWRQLMAGAMAGAVSRTGTAPLDRLKVFLQVHGSKSGRTNLWSGLRGMVQEGGVRSLWRGNGINVLKIAPESAIKFMAYEQIKWLIRGSKEGGSLRVQERFIAGSLAGAIAQTLIYPMEVLKTRLTIRRTGQYSGVADCARRILRTEGVRAFYRGYLPNTLGIIPYAGIDLAVYETLKNAWLQTYCVSSADPGVLVLLGCGTVSSTCGQLASYPLALIRTRMQAQAVTEATPRLSMLGQFKQIISQEGVPGLYRGITPNFLKVIPAVSISYVVYEHMKKILGVKYKT
- the LOC114468587 gene encoding calcium-binding mitochondrial carrier protein SCaMC-3-like isoform X2; this translates as MCQTHGPGAKFGPLEHLQIVLESDTNQDGLLDFQEFSQYLRDHERRLRLMFHSLDRNNDGRIDVGEIQHSLRQLGVEVSTEQASRILQSMDKDGTLTIDWNEWRDHFLFNPLHNMEEIVHHWKHSHMFDIGEQLTVPDEFSEKERRSGLVWRQLMAGAMAGAVSRTGTAPLDRLKVFLQVHGSKSGRTNLWSGLRGMVQEGGVRSLWRGNGINVLKIAPESAIKFMAYEQIKWLIRGSKEGGSLRVQERFIAGSLAGAIAQTLIYPMEVLKTRLTIRRTGQYSGVADCARRILRTEGVRAFYRGYLPNTLGIIPYAGIDLAVYETLKNAWLQTYCVSSADPGVLVLLGCGTVSSTCGQLASYPLALIRTRMQAQAVTEATPRLSMLGQFKQIISQEGVPGLYRGITPNFLKVIPAVSISYVVYEHMKKILGVKYKT